One Deltaproteobacteria bacterium genomic window carries:
- a CDS encoding multidrug transporter: MVLSSEYSLSSIGFFTTLCLVLPESFATDMEGKSLVNYVTLSLFALVCYSLVAPLIKLATQQGAPPQLAVVITNTILVITSLVVSWGRGLPLAIEMPTRTLGMLLVAGVLLGLSVTAYYLALSRGPISVVVPIFGLFIVSSSIAGVVIFGEALTTSRLLGILCAIAAIYLVSR, from the coding sequence ATGGTCCTTTCATCTGAATATTCGCTATCCTCAATTGGCTTTTTCACTACCCTGTGCTTAGTTCTCCCAGAATCTTTTGCCACAGACATGGAGGGGAAATCACTCGTGAACTATGTGACGTTATCGCTTTTCGCCTTGGTGTGTTACAGCTTGGTCGCGCCACTGATTAAACTCGCAACTCAACAAGGCGCTCCACCTCAACTTGCAGTCGTGATCACCAACACCATTCTTGTCATCACCTCTCTCGTGGTGAGTTGGGGCCGTGGGTTACCTCTTGCCATCGAGATGCCAACGCGAACATTGGGGATGTTGCTTGTGGCGGGTGTCCTGCTCGGGTTGTCTGTCACTGCGTATTACCTGGCACTGAGTCGTGGACCAATCTCGGTTGTCGTGCCGATTTTTGGCTTATTTATTGTGAGTTCCAGCATCGCGGGTGTCGTCATTTTTGGTGAGGCGCTGACGACCTCGCGCCTTCTCGGCATTCTCTGCGCCATAGCCGCGATCTACTTGGTTTCGCGATAA
- a CDS encoding nuclear transport factor 2 family protein translates to MADLDDLKATFEQAVATFNAGDLDTWAKFNHDGIVFFSPASPFAVDGKDGVLQAMRALLASCDSIAWKIINPQFRVIENTGVSWGHYSFTIKPKDGPVRTEFARFLLTWVKSGGQWRIVGEHNSRIPSGT, encoded by the coding sequence ATGGCAGACCTCGATGATCTGAAAGCAACCTTTGAACAGGCAGTAGCAACGTTTAATGCTGGTGACCTCGATACCTGGGCGAAGTTTAATCACGACGGTATCGTCTTTTTCTCACCAGCGTCACCGTTTGCGGTTGATGGAAAAGACGGCGTGCTGCAAGCCATGCGCGCGCTGCTTGCTAGTTGTGACAGCATCGCCTGGAAGATTATTAACCCACAGTTTCGTGTGATCGAGAACACTGGTGTTTCGTGGGGACATTATTCATTCACCATCAAACCGAAAGATGGACCGGTGCGGACCGAATTTGCCCGTTTTCTTCTGACGTGGGTGAAGAGCGGGGGACAATGGCGTATCGTTGGCGAACACAACTCGCGGATACCTTCGGGGACCTGA